Proteins co-encoded in one Leucobacter exalbidus genomic window:
- a CDS encoding cytidylyltransferase domain-containing protein: MTQKILCVIPVRGGSKGVPGKNARPLAGKPLLTWSIEQALAATANLEVIVSTDDEALAEIARQAGASVPFMRPAELAQDATQTEPVIEHAIAHCTAEGRRPDAVMLLQATSPVRLPDTLDRAVQQFLETGVDSLVGVVPQTPFFWHPAAPGETSATAEYDPAHRPLRQDLRATDYFYRETGSLYLTRTEIYEREHNRIGGKVGLFVMDEAEGIDIDTLVDLRIAEQVLGDLHGIANGEFV, translated from the coding sequence ATGACACAGAAGATACTTTGCGTGATCCCCGTGCGCGGCGGATCCAAGGGCGTGCCAGGTAAAAACGCTCGTCCATTGGCAGGTAAACCCCTGCTCACCTGGAGCATCGAGCAGGCCCTCGCGGCCACCGCGAACCTCGAAGTAATCGTCTCAACCGATGACGAAGCACTCGCTGAGATTGCGCGTCAAGCCGGCGCGAGCGTACCGTTTATGCGCCCGGCCGAGCTTGCACAGGATGCCACACAAACAGAGCCCGTGATCGAACACGCGATCGCGCACTGCACGGCTGAGGGCCGCCGGCCTGACGCCGTGATGCTGCTGCAAGCGACCTCGCCGGTGCGCCTGCCCGACACCCTCGATCGTGCGGTGCAGCAGTTCCTCGAGACCGGGGTCGACAGCCTCGTAGGCGTGGTCCCGCAGACGCCGTTTTTTTGGCACCCGGCAGCACCGGGGGAGACCTCGGCTACGGCCGAGTATGATCCGGCGCACCGACCGCTGCGCCAAGACCTGCGCGCAACGGACTATTTTTACCGTGAAACCGGCTCGCTGTACCTCACACGCACCGAAATATACGAGCGTGAACACAACCGCATCGGTGGCAAGGTCGGTCTCTTCGTTATGGATGAGGCCGAGGGAATTGATATTGACACGTTGGTAGATCTCAGGATCGCCGAGCAGGTTCTGGGTGACCTGCACGGCATAGCGAATGGAGAATTTGTATGA
- a CDS encoding nucleotidyltransferase family protein, producing MNSLLSGFRELVRGEKLMAYDDPRALGTSLSLEEAVPLVTAFAGQLAARHGVRMLVLKGPQAAADGLRGPRSSYDADLLVDPSQLDLFVEALGRAGWTTRPAPGFPMLLPPHSVSLSHPGWSVDIDLHWNWPGFLMLEADAFEILWNRRRRVQLAGAPIDVPSRADAALILALHVLRESRNLTQVRRRAAEYQFLVEAVNADPSTRALVRDYARELNAEQTANPFLRALGFTDFEQPSADAEYDQHLQAWLLHQASDHAVAGWVHELSRAPLWRKPLVAVHAVFPSPQALRAADPFIGAGPWQLARGWWRRTRRGLRTAASARKALQRTTELHAS from the coding sequence ATGAATAGTTTGTTATCGGGGTTTCGTGAACTCGTCAGAGGGGAGAAGCTGATGGCCTACGACGATCCACGCGCCCTTGGCACCAGCCTCTCACTCGAAGAAGCCGTTCCTCTTGTCACCGCGTTCGCCGGCCAGCTGGCGGCCCGACACGGGGTGCGCATGCTGGTATTGAAAGGCCCGCAGGCCGCAGCAGATGGGCTCAGGGGCCCGCGCTCCTCCTACGATGCCGACCTGCTCGTTGATCCATCCCAGCTCGACCTATTTGTTGAGGCGCTGGGCCGCGCTGGCTGGACCACACGCCCCGCCCCGGGCTTCCCCATGCTGTTGCCACCGCACTCGGTCAGCCTGTCTCACCCAGGCTGGTCGGTCGACATCGACCTGCACTGGAACTGGCCCGGGTTTCTGATGCTCGAGGCCGATGCCTTCGAAATACTCTGGAACAGGCGACGCCGGGTGCAACTCGCGGGAGCACCGATCGATGTGCCGAGCCGGGCCGATGCAGCACTCATTCTCGCGCTGCACGTACTGCGGGAGTCACGCAATCTCACACAGGTGCGGCGCCGTGCCGCCGAATACCAGTTTCTGGTCGAAGCAGTGAACGCCGATCCAAGCACCCGCGCCCTGGTGCGCGACTACGCCCGCGAGCTCAATGCCGAGCAGACGGCGAACCCGTTTTTGCGCGCACTGGGTTTCACCGACTTTGAACAGCCGTCCGCTGACGCCGAATACGACCAGCATCTGCAGGCGTGGCTGCTGCATCAGGCGTCAGATCACGCCGTGGCCGGATGGGTGCACGAGCTGTCACGGGCGCCGCTGTGGCGCAAACCCCTCGTCGCTGTTCACGCCGTATTCCCCTCACCCCAGGCACTGCGCGCCGCCGACCCGTTTATCGGGGCCGGCCCCTGGCAGCTCGCGCGTGGCTGGTGGCGACGCACCCGCCGCGGCCTGCGTACTGCGGCGAGCGCGCGTAAAGCCCTGCAACGCACGACAGAATTGCACGCGTCGTGA
- a CDS encoding RNA-binding protein, giving the protein MGLNFPEDLDGWGRWQRSRNRLRTIKAALRTPAPVDLVLLHTGPAPRVLIALDATTPTALAAILRPAASLPADQVAVLAPRAVAEHLLREQLFVAPELRSIDGSAPCPETLSEVRAVVSAGYFLIAGATAHRWAIELGATYCVVQHGLLTPFAPPLPAGATLFAFSEADGEFWRSGRSDVTVKAVGSQLLWNAADSAPAQTSDPHERPVFLGQLHGAELPRSLSARTATAFCAQTGATYRPHPAETDRLSRWQHRKWERQGIELDRVGAPLSEGPPVVAIFSTGILEAAAAGVPAWVTGINPPEWVHEFWHRYGLAPWGGAPTPPPIQPAIEPGEHIARQIEKLVKR; this is encoded by the coding sequence ATGGGACTGAACTTTCCTGAAGACCTCGACGGCTGGGGTCGCTGGCAGCGAAGCCGCAACCGCCTGCGTACCATCAAGGCGGCCCTGCGCACCCCGGCCCCGGTTGATCTCGTGCTGCTGCACACGGGCCCTGCGCCACGAGTGCTCATCGCGCTCGACGCCACGACTCCCACGGCGCTCGCTGCGATTCTGCGCCCGGCAGCCTCGCTGCCCGCCGACCAAGTCGCAGTGTTGGCCCCTCGCGCGGTAGCTGAGCACCTGCTGCGGGAGCAGCTGTTTGTCGCGCCCGAGCTACGCTCGATCGATGGATCTGCTCCCTGCCCTGAGACGCTCTCCGAGGTACGCGCGGTGGTGTCTGCCGGGTACTTCTTGATCGCTGGCGCCACCGCGCACCGATGGGCGATTGAACTAGGGGCGACGTACTGCGTAGTGCAGCACGGGTTACTCACGCCCTTTGCGCCGCCCCTACCCGCAGGGGCCACCCTGTTTGCATTCAGCGAGGCCGACGGCGAATTCTGGCGCTCAGGGCGCAGCGACGTAACGGTCAAAGCTGTCGGTAGCCAGCTGTTGTGGAACGCCGCTGACTCTGCCCCCGCACAGACTTCTGATCCGCATGAACGCCCAGTGTTCTTAGGCCAGCTCCACGGCGCCGAGCTCCCCAGATCCCTCTCGGCCCGCACCGCGACCGCGTTCTGCGCACAAACGGGGGCGACATATCGGCCACACCCCGCAGAAACCGACCGTCTGTCGCGGTGGCAACACCGCAAATGGGAGCGGCAGGGCATCGAGCTCGACCGGGTGGGAGCTCCGCTCAGCGAGGGGCCACCCGTCGTTGCGATCTTCTCCACCGGGATACTCGAAGCTGCAGCAGCGGGTGTTCCCGCCTGGGTCACTGGCATAAATCCTCCCGAGTGGGTGCACGAGTTCTGGCATCGCTACGGGCTCGCACCGTGGGGCGGCGCCCCCACGCCCCCTCCCATTCAACCCGCCATTGAACCGGGCGAACACATTGCACGACAGATCGAGAAGCTGGTGAAACGATGA
- a CDS encoding choice-of-anchor G family protein, which produces MLIGAGWAAPAIMMSQAVPAFAASFDACAPAGTLFDTEAQGRLLGGNLLGIDLDAIAQVVPANAIELASSPESSQTNVSPLSVQLLSSVLLNLNGLGNVLSDVLAFAAPADTGALAQYAYAHEEPGLVEAAALVGYTHGASGAVSDSSGAINFESLKAEAPQLATLSLKAILENLTGPGVAELLAQIADLDLIIGAVGGYARLDSLCQTPDLMTEVERDYVIAYLKLVVKAELIVAGLLQGVIQAIQTITIDTQALTALIGQLLGPIGHLLGTLLNQTLTVKLTVDAASLTAEPIPATQPAGLQIDFNTGELTLDLETLLGGAYDGQLSTLLNNQPPNSQLFVDIPIPGSGVTDIVRGWVIDSLIPRLLDAVYLKVTLGSVSGLLATGLLLEGTLRQFLEGTATATLRVLGAPILGFDALINGLLGGVGQFVLDAITNLLAPAGALNAVFDVLNALLGNVFQVLTNVVAIILNEQWETPQSAAYDANNPKVQTPRYHEAALNVRALGVLNVLDLKLGTGYAGHHTQR; this is translated from the coding sequence GTGCTCATTGGAGCTGGCTGGGCCGCGCCCGCCATCATGATGAGCCAGGCAGTCCCCGCGTTCGCGGCGAGCTTTGACGCCTGTGCGCCGGCGGGCACCCTCTTCGACACCGAAGCACAGGGACGACTGCTTGGCGGTAACCTGCTCGGTATTGATCTCGATGCCATCGCTCAGGTCGTTCCCGCTAACGCTATCGAGCTTGCATCTTCGCCCGAGTCGTCTCAGACGAACGTCAGCCCGCTCTCGGTTCAGCTGCTCAGCAGTGTTCTGCTGAACCTCAATGGGCTCGGCAACGTGCTGTCAGACGTGCTCGCGTTTGCAGCCCCTGCAGACACCGGCGCCCTCGCACAGTATGCCTATGCACACGAAGAGCCGGGCCTCGTAGAAGCCGCAGCTCTCGTGGGTTACACCCACGGTGCATCTGGTGCAGTGAGCGACTCAAGCGGTGCGATCAACTTCGAAAGCCTCAAGGCCGAAGCCCCGCAGCTGGCAACCCTCAGCCTGAAGGCGATCCTTGAGAACCTCACGGGCCCGGGCGTCGCCGAGCTGCTCGCGCAGATCGCCGACCTCGACCTGATTATCGGTGCAGTGGGCGGTTACGCTCGCCTCGATTCGCTCTGCCAGACCCCCGACCTCATGACCGAGGTCGAGCGCGACTATGTGATCGCGTACCTGAAGCTGGTGGTGAAGGCCGAGCTCATCGTCGCTGGCCTGCTGCAAGGCGTAATTCAGGCGATTCAGACCATCACGATCGACACCCAGGCGCTCACTGCGCTCATTGGCCAGCTCCTCGGCCCTATTGGTCACTTGCTGGGGACGCTGCTGAACCAGACGCTGACCGTGAAGCTCACCGTCGATGCAGCCTCGCTCACCGCGGAGCCGATTCCCGCAACACAGCCGGCCGGGCTGCAGATCGACTTCAACACGGGCGAGTTGACCCTCGACCTCGAAACACTTTTGGGCGGTGCCTACGACGGCCAGCTCTCGACGCTGCTCAACAACCAGCCGCCCAATAGCCAGCTGTTCGTCGACATTCCGATCCCCGGTTCTGGCGTCACTGACATCGTGCGCGGCTGGGTAATTGACTCCCTGATCCCGCGGCTGCTCGACGCGGTATACCTCAAGGTCACGCTGGGTTCAGTGAGCGGGCTCCTGGCAACCGGATTGCTGCTCGAGGGAACCCTTCGGCAGTTCCTTGAAGGCACGGCTACTGCGACTTTAAGGGTTCTCGGGGCACCAATTCTAGGGTTCGACGCGCTCATTAATGGTTTGCTCGGTGGCGTGGGCCAGTTTGTACTTGACGCGATCACAAACCTGCTGGCCCCTGCGGGCGCGCTCAATGCCGTGTTTGATGTCTTGAATGCGCTGCTCGGCAATGTGTTCCAGGTGCTGACCAACGTCGTTGCGATTATTCTCAACGAGCAGTGGGAGACCCCGCAGTCCGCGGCCTACGATGCCAACAACCCTAAGGTTCAGACCCCGCGATACCACGAGGCCGCCCTGAATGTGCGTGCCCTCGGTGTGCTCAACGTGCTCGATCTGAAGCTGGGCACAGGGTACGCAGGGCATCACACTCAGCGATAG
- a CDS encoding low molecular weight phosphatase family protein yields the protein MTRHLLFVCHANIVRSRAAELLARDYDGVNGDWEFDSAGVHALTGHPVDTDMGQALAAYGIDTAGSRGARQIDGDHIDAADLILTFERAHRDFVVRNFPVAARRTLTLRRAAQLLENPPRRAEGVSLCVNDDRAYTEADDFADPVGLGPAAAVAAAAEIHQLLAVTLRGIGAIR from the coding sequence GTGACACGTCACCTCCTATTTGTCTGTCACGCCAACATCGTGCGGTCACGCGCAGCAGAACTGCTCGCGCGTGACTACGACGGGGTGAACGGAGACTGGGAGTTCGACAGTGCCGGGGTACACGCGCTCACCGGGCACCCGGTTGACACTGACATGGGGCAGGCGCTCGCCGCCTACGGTATCGATACAGCGGGAAGCCGGGGCGCTCGTCAGATCGACGGTGACCACATTGACGCCGCAGACCTGATCCTTACGTTCGAGCGTGCGCACCGTGACTTCGTTGTGCGCAATTTTCCGGTCGCCGCCAGGCGCACCCTGACACTGCGCCGTGCGGCCCAGCTGCTCGAGAACCCACCCAGGCGTGCCGAAGGCGTGAGCCTGTGCGTCAACGACGACCGGGCATACACAGAAGCCGATGACTTCGCTGACCCCGTGGGGCTGGGCCCTGCGGCTGCCGTAGCCGCGGCCGCCGAAATCCACCAGCTGCTCGCGGTCACGCTGCGGGGAATCGGAGCGATTCGATGA
- a CDS encoding glycosyltransferase family 2 protein, whose translation MTAWAELAPGDVSVIVPHYGDPALAEVLVDELRGQPGGADLEIIVVDDCSPEPFPPSTAARVFRRARNGGFGSAVNSGVALATKRLLLILNSDLVLPPSFVENLLRAAAPWQPAVAGPALVDLHGTAQMSGRHFPRTSHYAVEWLRPLARWRNRSALHEAVGHDTRCVPGTTAVTDWLVGAALLVPTELYREVGGLDERFFMYCEETDLQRKLRDHGIPSVYLGDVTVAHEGGASSDSGRRLSWLLTSRFLYARTWGTGAGSMRVALVAASLVNFAFGGLRRLLGKPEQPMTTLRRELSTVHDSAREAKRRSARPRTNVTKQVQP comes from the coding sequence ATGACTGCCTGGGCTGAGTTGGCACCCGGCGACGTATCGGTCATCGTGCCGCACTACGGTGACCCCGCGCTTGCCGAAGTACTCGTGGACGAGTTGCGCGGGCAGCCGGGCGGTGCAGACCTCGAAATCATCGTGGTTGACGACTGCTCGCCCGAACCCTTTCCGCCTTCAACAGCGGCGCGGGTGTTCCGACGTGCACGCAACGGCGGTTTTGGCAGCGCAGTGAACAGCGGCGTAGCACTAGCAACCAAACGGCTCTTGCTCATTCTCAACAGCGACCTCGTGCTGCCGCCATCATTCGTGGAGAACCTGCTGCGAGCGGCCGCTCCCTGGCAGCCCGCCGTTGCGGGCCCCGCCCTTGTTGACCTACACGGGACGGCCCAAATGTCGGGCCGACACTTTCCCCGTACCAGCCACTATGCAGTTGAATGGCTCAGGCCGCTTGCCAGGTGGCGCAACCGCTCTGCCCTACATGAGGCAGTCGGTCACGATACCCGCTGCGTACCTGGAACTACGGCCGTCACCGACTGGCTGGTGGGAGCCGCGCTGCTCGTACCCACTGAGCTCTACCGTGAGGTGGGCGGTCTCGACGAGCGCTTCTTCATGTACTGCGAAGAAACTGATCTGCAGCGCAAACTACGTGACCACGGCATCCCCTCCGTGTATCTAGGTGACGTCACCGTGGCCCACGAGGGCGGGGCCTCATCAGACTCCGGCCGACGCTTGAGCTGGCTGCTCACCTCACGATTTCTGTACGCACGCACCTGGGGCACCGGCGCAGGCAGCATGCGTGTAGCACTCGTCGCTGCCTCATTGGTCAACTTCGCATTTGGTGGCCTGCGCCGACTACTCGGCAAACCCGAGCAACCCATGACCACCCTGCGCCGTGAACTCTCCACCGTGCACGACTCAGCACGCGAGGCCAAACGCCGATCAGCCCGCCCGCGCACAAACGTGACGAAGCAGGTACAGCCATGA
- a CDS encoding PqqD family protein → MWRRAEVASVESLERAAVMPLSGDLSHPPLVLERQAAAVWHVLRTEPRAEADIVADVAQLYGVDSALIAEDVRAFLAELAQQGLALVE, encoded by the coding sequence ATGTGGCGCAGGGCCGAGGTTGCCTCGGTGGAGTCATTGGAGCGGGCGGCCGTTATGCCGCTAAGCGGAGACCTGTCGCACCCACCCCTGGTTCTTGAGCGTCAGGCGGCAGCGGTGTGGCATGTGCTCCGCACAGAACCCCGCGCCGAGGCCGACATTGTCGCCGATGTCGCGCAGCTGTATGGGGTGGATTCCGCACTCATCGCCGAAGACGTGCGGGCGTTCTTGGCAGAGCTGGCGCAGCAGGGGCTCGCGCTAGTCGAGTGA
- a CDS encoding polysaccharide biosynthesis tyrosine autokinase produces the protein MTVADFILMLRRSWIFFFFAVLIGLASGAAYSATQTPVYTASSSGFMQGSAESGVVAQEKTDRIQAYLALITSNAVVERIAENPDLEVAPEKVRGSLSADLVAQSAMITVTARAESSEGAAALANGALEALADVIREIEQEASGNEVALVTVTPFENAVAPASPSSPNWMRNMLMGAAAGFALGLAYQLLRRILDIKVRSADDLTESAGGLGLLALIPRMGKPKKNEQGLPELDRLGAEAFRHLRTNLRFSSVDSEVRSIVVTSANQGEGKTTVVVALARMLAESGVRTLIIDADLRRPAVANALNIDGSVGLSSLLSGQITLNDALRATNQKNLFVLPSGVTPPNPSELVGSAHMKSTVERLSKELFVIIDAPPVLPVTDAALASTIVDGVIFVARSGKTTKPEVRSAHKLLEGARARMLGVVLNGVTKNDGGDGYYYYSKKNRGYYLQESEAANAAPETPLVFEDAPQQGAPQAGPTPADDAAAAEAQSGRRGRRSTE, from the coding sequence TTGACTGTTGCGGACTTTATTCTGATGTTGAGAAGAAGTTGGATTTTCTTCTTCTTCGCGGTGCTCATTGGGCTCGCCTCGGGGGCTGCCTACTCTGCAACTCAGACTCCGGTGTATACCGCGAGCTCGTCGGGCTTTATGCAGGGATCCGCAGAGAGCGGCGTCGTTGCACAAGAGAAAACAGACCGCATTCAGGCCTACCTCGCACTCATTACGAGTAACGCCGTGGTTGAGCGCATTGCAGAAAACCCCGACCTTGAAGTAGCCCCGGAGAAGGTGCGCGGTAGCCTGAGTGCTGATCTCGTTGCCCAGAGCGCCATGATCACGGTTACCGCTCGAGCAGAGTCATCTGAAGGCGCAGCCGCACTCGCGAACGGTGCCCTCGAAGCGCTCGCTGACGTGATTCGCGAGATCGAGCAGGAGGCCTCGGGCAATGAAGTGGCTCTCGTAACGGTCACTCCGTTCGAGAACGCCGTAGCACCCGCGTCGCCATCTTCTCCCAACTGGATGCGCAACATGCTCATGGGCGCGGCAGCCGGCTTCGCGCTCGGCCTCGCCTATCAGCTGCTGCGTCGCATCCTCGACATCAAGGTGCGCAGCGCCGATGACCTCACCGAATCTGCGGGTGGACTAGGCCTCCTCGCACTCATCCCCAGAATGGGGAAGCCTAAGAAAAACGAGCAAGGGTTGCCCGAGCTCGACCGGCTGGGAGCCGAAGCCTTTCGCCACTTGCGCACCAACCTACGTTTCTCGAGCGTGGACTCAGAGGTACGCAGCATCGTTGTCACCAGCGCCAACCAGGGCGAAGGCAAGACCACTGTGGTGGTAGCGCTCGCACGTATGCTCGCAGAGTCGGGGGTACGCACCCTCATCATCGATGCCGATCTGCGCCGCCCTGCCGTGGCGAACGCCCTCAACATTGACGGCTCGGTCGGTCTCAGTAGCCTGCTGAGCGGGCAGATCACGCTCAACGATGCGCTACGCGCCACGAACCAGAAGAACCTGTTTGTGCTGCCCTCGGGCGTCACCCCGCCAAACCCTTCCGAACTCGTGGGCTCGGCGCACATGAAGAGCACGGTCGAACGGCTCAGTAAAGAGCTGTTCGTCATCATCGATGCCCCGCCGGTACTACCTGTGACTGACGCGGCACTCGCGAGCACCATCGTCGACGGAGTGATCTTTGTCGCGCGCTCGGGCAAAACCACCAAGCCAGAGGTGCGCAGCGCGCACAAGCTGCTCGAGGGTGCTCGCGCCCGCATGCTTGGCGTGGTGCTGAACGGCGTCACCAAGAACGATGGCGGCGACGGGTATTACTACTACAGCAAAAAGAACCGCGGGTACTACCTGCAGGAGTCAGAAGCCGCCAACGCGGCGCCTGAGACCCCACTGGTATTCGAAGACGCCCCCCAGCAGGGCGCACCCCAGGCTGGCCCTACACCTGCAGACGACGCTGCGGCCGCTGAAGCTCAGTCGGGCCGCCGGGGCCGACGGAGCACCGAGTGA
- a CDS encoding CgeB family protein — MTPRRILLVSPAFHGYWAALAAALEHDGHEVTAHCYDRGDTHRDRWRNALAHRSIGASQRERNRAEVTQRAITVLRETRPDVVLVVKGDALNDGWWEALASQDVPTVLWLYDELERLSYTLDQLKTIGPVLSYSPNDVARLRDAGIDASLLPDGFDSLTAFTPRQSPAVNLVGARYRERERIVRMLVSHGIELEAYGREWSNHPWDLLRTGRKRDPASVGLREVSRTDYYGVMAGSLATLNIHGDGHDGLSMRTFEAPGVGGLQLIDRPSVADFYEPGVETLLYDTDAELVDLIQRAARDTAWSNRIRAAGKARTLAEHTLIHRMREVTRKWD; from the coding sequence ATGACCCCGCGGCGCATACTGCTTGTCAGCCCCGCCTTCCACGGTTACTGGGCAGCGCTCGCCGCCGCGCTCGAACACGATGGTCACGAGGTCACCGCCCACTGTTACGACCGCGGAGACACCCACCGAGACCGCTGGCGTAACGCCCTGGCGCACCGCAGCATTGGAGCATCGCAGCGCGAACGCAACCGTGCAGAAGTCACCCAGCGTGCAATCACGGTGTTGCGAGAGACGCGCCCCGACGTAGTGCTCGTCGTCAAAGGCGACGCCCTCAATGACGGCTGGTGGGAAGCCCTCGCCTCACAGGACGTACCCACCGTGCTATGGCTCTACGACGAACTCGAACGGCTGTCGTACACCCTCGACCAGCTGAAAACGATCGGCCCGGTGCTGAGTTACAGCCCCAACGACGTCGCGAGGCTGCGCGACGCAGGCATCGACGCAAGCCTGTTGCCCGACGGCTTTGACTCGCTCACCGCGTTCACCCCGCGCCAAAGCCCCGCCGTCAACCTCGTGGGTGCGCGCTACCGCGAGCGCGAACGCATCGTGCGCATGCTGGTCAGCCACGGTATCGAGCTCGAAGCTTACGGGCGCGAATGGTCGAATCACCCCTGGGATTTGCTGCGCACCGGCCGCAAACGTGACCCCGCATCGGTCGGCCTGCGAGAGGTGTCACGCACCGACTACTACGGGGTGATGGCCGGGTCCCTCGCGACCCTCAACATTCACGGCGACGGTCACGACGGGCTCTCGATGCGCACCTTCGAAGCACCGGGCGTGGGCGGATTACAGCTCATCGATCGCCCCTCAGTTGCAGACTTTTATGAACCCGGCGTGGAAACGTTGTTGTATGACACCGACGCCGAACTCGTTGACCTCATTCAACGTGCGGCCCGCGACACCGCCTGGAGTAACCGCATTCGTGCGGCAGGTAAGGCACGCACGCTCGCTGAGCACACACTCATTCATCGGATGCGGGAGGTGACACGAAAATGGGACTGA
- a CDS encoding glycosyltransferase family 4 protein, with protein MTAQPLSIAANNGSIGGGEVMLLNIAEALRELDRPVTVVAPTGSGGMSELADEARRRGFAVTGLPASSRSEWMRKLRAWDRRERRGVLWCNGLVAAAATAGHRDRIVHLHQRPQSRAQQLLYWAAKIRALRVLVPSADMRAIMPGTFALGNWCEASPLGQIQRPSPSTPVKLGFLGRLSMDKGIGTLTEALSLLDERSPGGYRLALAGSSKFVDAESTDAAEHALREVEHLVDRLGWVSRDELLAGIDLLAVPSRAPESFGLVAAEAMVARVPVIVSDAGALPEVVGPRGKVVPASDPAALATAIEHAAEHWVDTVVRTHELRDRWAAEYSPTAGRARVAALLADLGC; from the coding sequence TTGACCGCTCAGCCCCTGTCGATCGCCGCGAATAACGGCAGCATTGGCGGGGGCGAAGTCATGCTGCTCAACATCGCCGAGGCGCTGCGAGAACTTGACCGCCCCGTAACGGTCGTCGCCCCCACCGGAAGTGGTGGCATGTCTGAACTCGCTGACGAAGCTCGCCGTCGCGGCTTCGCCGTCACCGGGCTACCAGCCAGCTCTCGCTCTGAGTGGATGCGGAAATTGCGTGCGTGGGATCGGCGCGAGCGTAGGGGTGTGCTGTGGTGTAACGGGCTCGTGGCTGCTGCCGCAACGGCCGGCCACCGCGACCGAATCGTGCACCTGCATCAGCGGCCTCAAAGCCGGGCGCAGCAGCTTCTATACTGGGCAGCCAAAATACGCGCATTACGTGTACTGGTGCCCTCCGCGGATATGCGTGCCATCATGCCGGGTACCTTCGCGCTCGGAAACTGGTGTGAGGCGAGCCCGCTCGGGCAGATCCAACGACCATCACCAAGCACGCCGGTGAAACTTGGTTTTCTTGGGCGCCTCTCGATGGACAAAGGCATCGGCACACTCACAGAAGCATTGAGCCTCCTTGACGAGCGCTCCCCCGGTGGCTACAGACTGGCGCTCGCGGGCAGCTCCAAATTTGTGGATGCCGAGTCGACGGATGCCGCCGAACATGCGCTGCGCGAAGTGGAGCACCTTGTGGATCGGCTCGGCTGGGTGAGCCGCGACGAGCTTCTCGCAGGCATCGACTTACTTGCGGTGCCTTCGCGGGCCCCCGAATCATTTGGACTCGTCGCCGCCGAGGCTATGGTCGCGCGTGTGCCCGTCATCGTGAGCGATGCCGGGGCACTGCCCGAGGTCGTGGGTCCTCGCGGTAAGGTTGTGCCTGCGAGCGACCCGGCCGCGCTCGCAACGGCGATCGAGCATGCCGCGGAGCACTGGGTCGACACCGTGGTGCGCACGCATGAGTTACGCGACCGGTGGGCAGCCGAGTATTCGCCGACAGCGGGCCGCGCTCGTGTGGCCGCGCTACTGGCTGACTTGGGGTGCTGA